From a region of the candidate division TA06 bacterium genome:
- a CDS encoding radical SAM protein, translating into MKYPKYLNLVGKELTDRVEEAFSLLDGCRLCPRKCGVNRLKGELGYCDSGKDAIVSSYNPHFGEEPPISGHSGSGTIFFTNCDLSCVYCQNYPISQLHNGRTVSSDELADMMISLEEKGCHNINFVTPTHMVPQILEGLSAAVEKGLMLPLVYNSGGYDSVEALKLLDGVFDIYMPDSRYGRNEEASKYSDAPDYVEVNRAALKEMRSQVGDLVIEDGVAVGGLLIRHLVLPNGLSNSYEVLAFIAEHLSKNTYISLMDQYFPCYNADSYPELGRRITTKEYEDALDAMWKLGLHRGWVQDHLI; encoded by the coding sequence ATGAAGTATCCCAAGTATCTCAATCTGGTGGGAAAGGAGTTAACAGATAGAGTTGAAGAAGCATTTTCTCTTCTCGATGGATGCAGGCTTTGTCCCAGGAAGTGTGGTGTGAACAGGCTGAAGGGCGAGTTGGGCTACTGCGACTCCGGCAAGGATGCCATTGTGTCCAGTTACAACCCCCACTTCGGCGAGGAGCCTCCCATCTCTGGTCATTCTGGTTCGGGAACAATTTTTTTCACGAACTGCGATCTGAGTTGCGTCTACTGCCAGAACTATCCCATAAGTCAGTTGCATAACGGTAGAACGGTGAGCTCCGATGAGTTGGCAGACATGATGATTTCGCTGGAGGAGAAAGGATGTCATAACATAAACTTTGTGACGCCCACTCACATGGTCCCACAGATACTTGAGGGGCTTTCCGCCGCAGTTGAAAAGGGCTTGATGCTCCCTCTGGTGTACAACTCTGGTGGATACGATTCTGTGGAGGCTCTGAAGCTCCTTGATGGAGTCTTTGATATCTACATGCCAGACTCAAGATATGGGAGAAACGAAGAAGCCTCGAAGTACTCTGATGCGCCTGATTATGTGGAGGTGAACAGGGCCGCACTGAAGGAGATGCGCAGCCAGGTTGGTGACCTTGTGATCGAAGACGGCGTGGCAGTCGGTGGGCTTCTCATAAGGCATCTTGTTCTCCCCAATGGATTGAGCAATTCCTACGAAGTCCTGGCCTTTATAGCCGAACATCTTTCGAAAAACACCTACATAAGCTTGATGGATCAGTATTTTCCGTGCTACAATGCAGACTCCTATCCTGAGCTGGGCAGGAGAATAACCACAAAAGAGTATGAAGATGCACTTGACGCGATGTGGAAGTTGGGGTTACATAGGGGGTGGGTACAGGACCACCTGATATAG
- a CDS encoding Na/Pi cotransporter family protein gives MKKGVTIGAFLAFAILASPTSYAQEGIPLKLSISKAHDTFGRDISGDDQLATVKHQAAQPIIVSVRGPDGLPARSVPIVFSVVGEPEGNIHKGVRARVAQDTVLTDGYGYAKTHVRLGAEPGYYHLTARIAGQESHINFTIRGMRKGWPAFSVFGLVGGLSLFLFGLNFVGRALNRAAGGRLRHMIFSLSERKAMGILVGALLTILVQSSSATVAMLMSFANAGLVNLSQSLGLILGAEVGTTLTIQVIAFRVTSFAPLLVALGFLLMSLRQPYVYLGRTLFGVGMVFLGLRLMADAVAPLQASPQFKVAIAFLGTKPLLTAILAALFAAVARSSAGPIGVAIMLGYEGIIDLNGAVAVVLGANLGSAVTALLGAVRSTTEGRRVALAHTVFKLVVVIIFFVFIRYFTGLLSIIGGSTARQIANAHTILNLAAVVLFFPIVSPYERVIKALVKEGPETLRRKPRYLDDTVLDTPSLAIGQAQREAMRMADIVMAMFAKVKDVLRRNDDTLRKEIVAEDDRVDELAGSITTYLTRISQEELTKDQSLRGVALLHIVDELESVGDVVSKSLMIYAKKKIELGFYFSKEGFSEINEFHEFVSKSLRMAVTSFSSWDGDLARKTLDRRVEGERRQSRLHDAHIDRLRKDKKESLDTSSVHLDLIRDLERINFHAANTAEAVLGRM, from the coding sequence CTACGCCCAAGAGGGGATCCCCCTGAAACTGAGCATATCCAAAGCGCACGATACCTTCGGAAGAGATATTTCAGGCGATGATCAACTTGCAACGGTGAAACACCAGGCAGCCCAGCCCATTATCGTTTCTGTTAGAGGGCCTGATGGTCTGCCAGCTCGGTCCGTTCCCATCGTCTTTTCTGTTGTGGGGGAGCCGGAAGGGAACATCCACAAAGGGGTACGCGCAAGGGTAGCACAGGATACAGTTCTGACAGATGGGTACGGCTACGCAAAAACACATGTGAGGCTGGGGGCAGAACCGGGTTATTATCATCTGACGGCAAGAATTGCCGGCCAGGAATCTCATATCAACTTCACTATAAGAGGAATGCGGAAGGGCTGGCCGGCCTTCAGCGTGTTCGGCCTGGTCGGGGGTCTCTCGCTATTTCTGTTCGGGCTGAACTTTGTGGGGAGGGCTTTGAACAGGGCTGCCGGAGGCAGGCTTCGCCATATGATATTTTCCCTCAGCGAGCGGAAGGCTATGGGAATTTTGGTGGGTGCCCTTCTCACCATTCTGGTCCAATCCTCCTCTGCGACAGTGGCCATGCTCATGAGCTTTGCAAATGCCGGGCTTGTCAACCTCTCTCAGTCTCTTGGCCTCATCCTTGGGGCGGAAGTTGGGACCACACTGACCATACAGGTAATCGCCTTCAGAGTGACCAGTTTTGCGCCCCTTTTGGTGGCACTCGGGTTCCTGCTCATGTCGTTGAGGCAGCCCTATGTCTACTTAGGAAGGACTCTGTTTGGGGTGGGTATGGTCTTCCTTGGCCTGAGACTCATGGCTGACGCGGTAGCTCCGCTCCAGGCGAGTCCGCAGTTTAAGGTTGCGATCGCATTCTTGGGGACAAAGCCTCTTCTCACCGCTATCCTTGCCGCCCTCTTTGCTGCGGTTGCCCGTTCAAGCGCGGGCCCGATAGGTGTGGCTATCATGCTTGGCTATGAGGGTATAATAGACTTAAATGGCGCGGTTGCAGTGGTACTGGGGGCCAACCTGGGCAGCGCCGTAACCGCCCTGCTGGGAGCAGTGAGATCCACGACAGAAGGGAGGAGAGTGGCTCTGGCCCACACAGTATTCAAGCTTGTGGTTGTGATCATCTTCTTTGTCTTCATCAGATACTTCACAGGCCTTTTGTCGATTATCGGCGGTTCTACTGCCCGGCAGATTGCGAACGCTCACACCATCCTCAATCTCGCAGCAGTAGTTCTGTTTTTTCCCATAGTCTCCCCGTATGAGAGGGTCATAAAGGCCTTGGTCAAAGAAGGTCCCGAAACATTGAGGAGAAAACCCAGATACCTTGACGACACGGTTCTTGATACGCCTTCACTTGCAATAGGTCAGGCTCAGAGAGAGGCGATGCGCATGGCCGACATTGTTATGGCCATGTTTGCCAAGGTGAAAGATGTGCTGAGAAGGAATGACGACACCCTGAGAAAAGAGATTGTTGCCGAGGATGATAGGGTTGATGAGCTGGCCGGAAGTATTACTACCTATCTGACAAGGATATCCCAGGAGGAGCTGACCAAGGATCAGTCGCTAAGGGGAGTTGCCCTTCTCCACATAGTCGATGAACTGGAGAGTGTTGGCGATGTTGTCAGCAAGAGTCTCATGATCTATGCGAAGAAGAAGATAGAACTTGGATTCTATTTCTCCAAGGAAGGATTCTCAGAGATAAACGAGTTTCATGAGTTTGTTTCCAAGAGCCTAAGAATGGCTGTTACCTCTTTTTCATCCTGGGACGGAGACCTGGCGAGGAAAACTCTGGACAGGAGGGTCGAAGGTGAACGGAGGCAGTCAAGACTTCATGATGCCCACATAGATAGACTGCGTAAGGACAAGAAAGAGAGTCTGGATACGAGCTCAGTCCATCTTGACCTGATACGGGATCTGGAGCGGATTAACTTCCACGCGGCCAACACTGCGGAGGCTGTACTGGGAAGAATGTAG